ACCAATGGGCAAAATGCTGAGCAACccatacaacaacaacaacccgAATAGCTAATCAACCATATATAAATTCACATTTATCTTGAAGATTTTCCATTTCATGATAATCTTTTTATTGCttcatatttcaaattcaaaatttaaaatatcttaatttattcataaataactattttttttaataattataataataaataatcatatatatttgacatttattttcaaaattttccattTGTAAATATCTTTATATtgtttgatatttcaaatttaaaataaaaatatttttatttatatttaaataaaatatttaggaTTAACtagtttttttaataattataataattaatgaatcatatataaaatgatatttatcttcaagatttattgttttgatatttcaaattcaaaaccaaaatgtcttaaaaattaaaaatatcaatatgtatacacatgatattaatttgattacgaacattattaattaaattaataaaaaaattattttaaaaaaatgaatgattgTGCAAAATGTCATGATTTATAAATTTTCTgccctaaaaatataaaaatcttaaaaatttatataataaacaaaacaaaaactacgcaaaacatataaaataataatattattaaataaaaatacatgcACAACAAatagtttgaattttattttcggCATTTTAATTATTGATAATTTTTCGAAAACCTACAGGAGGCTCACTATATAATGAACATTACCATGAAAAAAATTACGGTCAAGATGCCCTTACGTATCCATATAATAAGCATGTTGTACTAGTAGAATGAAAATGATTCACTTACACACGATCTtcgaaaaaatatttaaaaatatatattttttaataatcacAAAAAACTGTGCGAAGCGTGGCTATGATTCAtagttctataaataaaactaagtaaacgtgcattgtacattgcttgtatctagtatataaaaTAAGTGTGAATTGTACTTGtatcaattatttttatattgAAAATGTATATAGATGTTAGATTTTTCATTCTAATTCAAATCAGCGAAATATAGATATTTGTACTTGTGTGGATTAAATTGTGGGAATTAGATCAGATCAAATATCCTAACATTTCTTCTATATAAttagtgtgtagataacggaaattattggttttaacgatttttttaatgttaactttaacggaatattcttatatttaacggtagtttgtaaacacttaaacttaaataaaataaaataaataattaaacaaattaaaatatgatattttttagatattttacaattataattatttaaaaataataaaatcatacgttttataacttaaataaattttaattaaacttaaactcacttattagaataatatcatattagacatataatataatctattgtgaattagcaacaacttgtttttttttttaaaaactagtaagaaatttaaatttaaaatccacgtataatatttaatattagattaaatatataatatataatctgttGTTGTCActcaaaatttaaaaactagaacaaacataaacttaaacaaaaataaataaattatttaattaaaataagatatttatttcaaaatttatataacattaatataaatttaataaattctataaataaaactaaaaaaatacgTACGTTACacattgtttgtatctagtataaatataaacacaaaatagttgaaaaaaaaatatttgcaaACATATTTTCTATGGTCTTTTATTTTAAGAAAGAAAATTTATAAAGTCTATTTCTGGCAGCGGGAAGGGAACAGGGTCGTTTAGTAAATTTTTATCATTACAAAACGATACATATTACATTACGAAAATAATTACCAAAGTGGTGTCGTGGTGTAGTTGGTTATCACGTCAGTCTAACACACTGAAGGTCTCCGGTTCGAGTCCGGGCGACgccattttgttttgttttttttttccaattctgGTACGGTGGTCGTCACCCTACTTGATTATATCTCCAAATTTTACATAAAAGTGCGGACTGCGAGGCAAAGgttgttcatttttttttttttggttgataaATTACCAAAGTCAATTGACTCAATTGACTCATTTCTCTCATCATCTACTGCTCAATCTTCAGATTTCATATTGTCACAGCTCACTGTACTTCTCTGCATTTTTATCTCTCACTTTCCCGGGAAAGTGAGGTAGAATAAGCATGGAACCCCAAAGAAGGCCAAGAGTCTCGAGAACCAAGCAGAAGGCCGATCTCGAAGGAGTTCTCCGCAAATCTTGGTTCCATTTGAGGCTGTCGGTGAGGCATCCCTCCAGGGTTCCCACCTGGGATGCCATCGTTCTCACAGCGGCTAGCCCCGAGCAAGCTGAGCTCTATGAGTGGCAGCTCAAGCGTGCCAAGCGAATGGGCCGCATCGCCGCCTCCACTGTTACAATTGCCGTCCCTGATCCGCTTGGCCAGAGGATTGGCTCCGGTGCCGCTACTCTTAACGCCGTTCACGCACTCGCGAGGCATTATCAGAAGTTGGGTCTTGGCCCCAGCTCAGAGGTATCCCTTCAATTTCCTACTTACTGAATTTTGGAATCTTGAAATCTGCAAGAGTGTTGTAGTTGATAGCTGCATTGATGGGGTTGCTAATGGAGATTTTTGATAGTGATATGTGAATTTATTATGTTAGAGATTCAAATAACATTGATGATggtttcattttctattttcaagTGTTAACTTTTGATATTATATTCTTGCTAAATGTTTTTGTCTGATTCAACATGTGTTGTGCTTATGAGAGAAGAGAATAAAAATATTGGAAGTGACCAAAAATGGCGTTTCTGCTTCCTTTTGTGCGGCAGGAGAGTTCCGAAGATGAAGTATTTCACCCATCAATGGTTAGCTTCATTGCGAAAAGGCATGTGCTTTTGCTTCATGCTGGAGGTGACTCTAAAAGAGTCCCCTGGGCAAACCCTATGGGAAAAGTGTTCCTTCCACTTCCCTATCTAGCGGCAGATGACCCTGATGGGCCAGTTCCTCTGCTTTTAGAACACATACTTGCAATTGCTTCTTGTGCAAGACAAGCTTTTAAAAATGAAGGTTATTTGTTCCTTCTTTCACACTATTATAACTTGGCATTGTGTTAAGTATGGTAATTACTAATAGAGCGATTTCCTATGTGCCTTAAAGTTCCTAATCTGAGTTGAGAATATTGAGATATTTTATTTTCGTTAGAAACTATTGTACATAATTCATATACAGTGGGACTAATTCTGTCAGCAAATCCGCTAACTAAATTTGTGATAGTGTAAATGATCGAGAATaacaatattaataaaaaaaaatcacgttAATTTGACATGTGCTAATGCTCGACTTATCTTATACTTGTTTCACTATTTTGTGCTGTTTATGAGATTATTTTAGAAACTGTATTTGAGATGACTACCTCATGGTATAGCGATGGTCTACTGAAAACATATTCTTCATCTTTCAGGTGGAATATTTATCATGACTGGAGATGTTCTCCCATGTTTTGATGCCTCCACGCTGATTCTTCCAGAGGACACATCCTGCATCATCACAGTTCCAATCACCCTGGACATTGCTTCTAATCACGGTGTTGTTGTCGCATCTAAGAGTGGAAGTGTTGAAAGAAGTTATATGATCAGCCCAGTTGATAATCTCTTACAAAAACCAAGTTTAGAGGAACTTGTCAAGAATAAAGCAATCTTAGATGATGGTAGAACACTTCTTGATACTGGAGTAATAGCAGTTAGAGGTAAAGGGTGGCTGGAGCTTGTTAAGCTTGCACTGTCATGCCAGTCATTGATTGAAGAGCTGATGAAGAGCAGAAAAGAGGTATATTACCAGTGTCTACTCTGGTTTGAAATGTTTTTATAAATGCCTTCTTTTTAAGACATTTGAATTTGCTTACTATTATAGAGAAATGAAACTGTGGAGCTTGAATCTTATTAGTTAAAGTATTTCAAGGGAAAAACTAAGAGAGAAAGAAGACAAAGTCATCCCTTAATAATTATAAGTCTATATAAGTTTTTTCTCATATACACTATTGTTTTCCATTCTCAATCTTCTGGTCCTTTTCAAATTTTGTGTAGTAATAATATAAATGAATTTTGTGTTCTTTTTTCGTCCTAGAGTCGTATTCTTCAAAAGTTGTATGAAAGCTTTAATATCTACagtaacattttttattttttttgcagaTGAGTTTGTATGAAGATATGGTAGCAGCTTGGGTACCTGCAAAACATGAGTGGTTGCAGCTACGCCCTTTGGGTGAAGAACTGGTCAACAGATTAGGAAAACAGAAGATGTTCAGCTACTGTGCTTGTATGTAAAAGACATGTTGCAACTATCTAGCACCACTTTTTTGTTCTCATTGTTATTATCCTATCTAATTTCTTATATGTATTAATACATGGGTCAAATATTCCTCCTTTATTTCACTGCAGACGATCTGTTGTTTTTACACTATGGAACCTCAAGTGAAGTTTTAGATCACTTAAGTGGGAGTGGTTCAGGACTGGTAGGTCGAAGACACTTGTGTTCTATCCCAGCAACCAACGTATCTGACATTGCAGCTTCTGCTGTTATTCTTTCTAGCAAAATTGCACCGGGTGTCTCAGTTGGGGATGACTCTCTTGTATATGATTCATCCATTTCAAGTGGAGTACAAATTGGTTCTTTGTCCATAGTTGTCAGTATTAATGTCCCAAAATTGAATGGGACATCTGAAAATCCATTTAAGTTCATGCTTCCTGATCGCCATTGCCTTTGGGAGGCTCCATTATTAGGATACACTGAAAGAGTCATAGTATATTGCGGTCTACATGATAACCCAAAAGAATCAATATCCAAGGGGGGAACATTTTGTGGGAAACCCTGGAAGAAGTTCTTGCATGATTTAGGAATTGAAGAAAGTGATCTATGGAGCTCAAGTGGCATTGTAGAAAAGTGCTTATGGAATGCAAAAATATTCCCTGTTTGCTCTTATTTTGAGATGCTTGATCTGGCTTCGTGGTTGATGGGCTTGAGTGAGAAAAAAAATGAGCATTTTGTTGTACCATGGAGAAGTTATCCTCGTGTTAGTTTGGAGGAATTGCATAGATCAATTGATTTTCCAAAAATGTGTTTAGGCTCCAGTAATCATCAAGCAGAACTTGCAGCTGGGATTGCTAAAGCTTGTATTAACTATGGCATGGTTGGCCGCAACTTGTCTCAATTGTGTGAAGAAATTCTTCAGAAAGAAGTTTCAGGAGTGGAAACATGCAAGGACTTCCTAGACTTGTGCCCTAAGCTTCTGGAGCAGAATGCTAAGATACTTCCAAAAAGCCGAGCATACCAGGTGCAGGTTGATCTTCTTCGAGCATGCAGTGACGAATCAACAGCATCTAAGTTGGAGCACAAAGTTTGGGCTGCTGTTGTTGATGAAACAGCTTCAG
This genomic interval from Humulus lupulus chromosome 8, drHumLupu1.1, whole genome shotgun sequence contains the following:
- the LOC133797466 gene encoding bifunctional fucokinase/fucose pyrophosphorylase isoform X1, coding for MEPQRRPRVSRTKQKADLEGVLRKSWFHLRLSVRHPSRVPTWDAIVLTAASPEQAELYEWQLKRAKRMGRIAASTVTIAVPDPLGQRIGSGAATLNAVHALARHYQKLGLGPSSEESSEDEVFHPSMVSFIAKRHVLLLHAGGDSKRVPWANPMGKVFLPLPYLAADDPDGPVPLLLEHILAIASCARQAFKNEGGIFIMTGDVLPCFDASTLILPEDTSCIITVPITLDIASNHGVVVASKSGSVERSYMISPVDNLLQKPSLEELVKNKAILDDGRTLLDTGVIAVRGKGWLELVKLALSCQSLIEELMKSRKEMSLYEDMVAAWVPAKHEWLQLRPLGEELVNRLGKQKMFSYCAYDLLFLHYGTSSEVLDHLSGSGSGLVGRRHLCSIPATNVSDIAASAVILSSKIAPGVSVGDDSLVYDSSISSGVQIGSLSIVVSINVPKLNGTSENPFKFMLPDRHCLWEAPLLGYTERVIVYCGLHDNPKESISKGGTFCGKPWKKFLHDLGIEESDLWSSSGIVEKCLWNAKIFPVCSYFEMLDLASWLMGLSEKKNEHFVVPWRSYPRVSLEELHRSIDFPKMCLGSSNHQAELAAGIAKACINYGMVGRNLSQLCEEILQKEVSGVETCKDFLDLCPKLLEQNAKILPKSRAYQVQVDLLRACSDESTASKLEHKVWAAVVDETASAVRYDFKDHLLEAPNSNSSPASSDNNGNEGNQSFHPRSVKVELPVRVDFVGGWSDTPPWSLERAGCVLNMAISLEGSLPIGVNIETTKVTGVFISDDAGNGLLIEDLTSVTTPFSVNDPFRLVKSALLVTGIIHDNFLVSMGLRIRTWANVPRGSGLGTSSILAAAVVKGLIQITDGDASNENVARLVLVLEQLMGTGGGWQDQIGGLYPGIKFTASFPGVPLRLQVIPLLASPHLVLELQQRLLVVFTGQVRLAHHVLHKVVIRYLRRDNLLVSSIKRLAELAKIGREALMNCDLDDLGEIMLEAWRLHQELDPYCSNEFVDRLFEFAHPFCCGYKLVGAGGGGFALLLAKDAENATELKRLLEEDSKFDVKVYKWNIFLA
- the LOC133797466 gene encoding bifunctional fucokinase/fucose pyrophosphorylase isoform X2, which encodes MTGDVLPCFDASTLILPEDTSCIITVPITLDIASNHGVVVASKSGSVERSYMISPVDNLLQKPSLEELVKNKAILDDGRTLLDTGVIAVRGKGWLELVKLALSCQSLIEELMKSRKEMSLYEDMVAAWVPAKHEWLQLRPLGEELVNRLGKQKMFSYCAYDLLFLHYGTSSEVLDHLSGSGSGLVGRRHLCSIPATNVSDIAASAVILSSKIAPGVSVGDDSLVYDSSISSGVQIGSLSIVVSINVPKLNGTSENPFKFMLPDRHCLWEAPLLGYTERVIVYCGLHDNPKESISKGGTFCGKPWKKFLHDLGIEESDLWSSSGIVEKCLWNAKIFPVCSYFEMLDLASWLMGLSEKKNEHFVVPWRSYPRVSLEELHRSIDFPKMCLGSSNHQAELAAGIAKACINYGMVGRNLSQLCEEILQKEVSGVETCKDFLDLCPKLLEQNAKILPKSRAYQVQVDLLRACSDESTASKLEHKVWAAVVDETASAVRYDFKDHLLEAPNSNSSPASSDNNGNEGNQSFHPRSVKVELPVRVDFVGGWSDTPPWSLERAGCVLNMAISLEGSLPIGVNIETTKVTGVFISDDAGNGLLIEDLTSVTTPFSVNDPFRLVKSALLVTGIIHDNFLVSMGLRIRTWANVPRGSGLGTSSILAAAVVKGLIQITDGDASNENVARLVLVLEQLMGTGGGWQDQIGGLYPGIKFTASFPGVPLRLQVIPLLASPHLVLELQQRLLVVFTGQVRLAHHVLHKVVIRYLRRDNLLVSSIKRLAELAKIGREALMNCDLDDLGEIMLEAWRLHQELDPYCSNEFVDRLFEFAHPFCCGYKLVGAGGGGFALLLAKDAENATELKRLLEEDSKFDVKVYKWNIFLA